A stretch of Helicobacter pylori oki112 DNA encodes these proteins:
- a CDS encoding adenosylmethionine--8-amino-7-oxononanoate transaminase, with the protein MNFQENLAALDLEYLWHPCSQMQEHQNFPIIPIKKAQGIYLYDFNDNAYMDLISSWWVNLFGHNNAYISQQLKNQIDNLEHVLLASFSHKPIITLSQRLCQLTHMDKCFYADNGSSCIEIALKMSYHAHFLKNQTNHKKLFLSLSNSYHGETLGALSAGDVKLYKDTYTPLLLKNLTTPVPKNDNEIENSLNALKRLLDKYHEEICAFIAEPLLQCAGNMHIYSAKYLKQAVLLCKQKNIHIVFDEIATGFGRTGSMFAFEQCEIEPDFLCLSKGISGGYLPLSVLLTHNEIYNQFYAPYEENKAFLHSHSYTGNALACACANATLDIFEKENVIEKNKALSGFIFNALQNALKPLIDQQVVSDLRHLGMVFAFEVFIQTKERLSLAVFKKALTKGLLLRPLNNTIYLMPPYIITHEEINKAIAGLVETLDELKKG; encoded by the coding sequence ATGAATTTTCAAGAAAATTTAGCCGCTTTGGATTTAGAGTATCTTTGGCACCCTTGCTCGCAAATGCAAGAGCATCAAAATTTCCCCATTATCCCCATTAAAAAGGCTCAAGGGATTTACCTCTATGATTTTAATGATAACGCTTACATGGATTTGATCAGCTCATGGTGGGTGAATCTTTTTGGGCATAATAACGCCTACATCAGCCAGCAGCTTAAAAATCAAATTGATAATCTAGAGCATGTCCTTTTGGCTTCTTTTAGCCATAAGCCCATCATCACGCTCTCTCAAAGGCTTTGCCAGCTCACTCATATGGACAAATGCTTTTATGCGGATAACGGCTCATCTTGTATTGAAATCGCTTTGAAGATGAGCTATCATGCCCATTTTTTAAAGAATCAAACGAACCACAAAAAGCTTTTTTTATCGCTCTCTAATTCCTATCATGGTGAGACTTTGGGAGCGTTAAGTGCGGGCGATGTGAAACTCTATAAAGACACTTACACCCCTTTATTGCTCAAAAATCTCACTACGCCTGTGCCTAAAAACGACAATGAAATAGAAAATAGTTTGAACGCCTTAAAGCGTTTGTTAGACAAGTATCATGAAGAAATTTGCGCCTTCATTGCAGAGCCTCTTTTGCAATGCGCAGGGAATATGCATATTTATAGTGCAAAATATTTAAAACAAGCCGTTTTATTGTGTAAGCAAAAAAACATCCACATTGTTTTTGATGAAATCGCTACTGGGTTTGGGCGCACAGGGAGCATGTTCGCTTTTGAACAATGCGAAATTGAGCCGGATTTTTTATGCTTGTCTAAAGGGATTAGTGGGGGGTATTTGCCTTTAAGCGTGCTATTAACCCATAATGAAATCTATAACCAATTTTACGCTCCCTATGAAGAAAATAAAGCGTTTTTGCATTCGCACAGCTACACAGGAAACGCCCTAGCATGCGCATGCGCAAACGCTACGCTGGATATTTTTGAAAAAGAAAATGTTATTGAAAAGAACAAGGCTTTAAGCGGGTTTATTTTTAACGCGCTCCAAAACGCATTAAAACCCTTGATAGATCAACAAGTGGTGTCTGATTTAAGGCATTTGGGCATGGTCTTTGCCTTTGAAGTCTTCATTCAAACCAAAGAGCGTTTGAGTTTGGCGGTTTTTAAAAAAGCTCTAACCAAAGGCCTGTTATTGCGCCCTTTAAACAACACCATTTACCTCATGCCCCCTTACATTATCACGCATGAAGAAATCAACAAAGCGATTGCGGGGTTAGTGGAAACCCTTGATGAGTTAAAAAAAGGCTGA